One region of Fervidobacterium sp. genomic DNA includes:
- a CDS encoding carbohydrate ABC transporter permease → MYKNSKIGLKITSYILLSLLAFIYLFPFFWMIGTSLKADTELLDFPPKIFPSKPKFDNYGKAIDRFPFWRYFSNSFIITLGNIIGVLFSAPLVAFGFSKLKWIGRNILFFVMLSTAMIPGAVTMIPTFLIFKKLGWINTYLPLIIPAFLGGGPMNVFLIKQFFSTIPNEMLEAAKIDGANEWVIYRKIMLPLSKPVLALVSLFTFMGAWNNYSGPLIYITSEEKFPLSLGMPMFMNRYGTYWNQAMAAATLTFIPTFIFFFFTQKYLIEGIKLSGIKE, encoded by the coding sequence ATGTATAAAAATAGTAAAATAGGCTTGAAAATTACATCTTATATTTTACTAAGTTTGTTAGCTTTTATTTACCTTTTTCCTTTTTTTTGGATGATTGGAACATCTCTTAAAGCCGACACAGAGCTTTTGGACTTTCCACCAAAGATATTTCCAAGTAAGCCTAAATTTGATAACTATGGAAAAGCAATTGATAGGTTTCCATTTTGGAGATATTTTTCCAATTCGTTCATCATCACACTTGGAAACATTATTGGGGTTTTATTTTCAGCACCTCTGGTAGCTTTCGGATTTTCAAAGTTAAAGTGGATAGGTAGGAATATTCTCTTTTTCGTTATGTTGAGCACTGCCATGATTCCAGGGGCTGTAACAATGATACCTACATTTCTAATATTTAAGAAACTTGGATGGATCAATACTTATCTTCCTCTTATTATTCCGGCCTTTCTTGGTGGAGGACCTATGAATGTATTTTTAATTAAACAATTTTTTTCTACAATACCAAATGAAATGTTAGAAGCTGCTAAAATAGATGGAGCAAACGAATGGGTTATATATAGAAAAATAATGTTACCGCTATCCAAACCCGTTTTGGCACTTGTCTCATTGTTTACATTCATGGGGGCGTGGAATAATTATTCTGGTCCTCTTATTTATATAACAAGTGAGGAAAAATTTCCCTTATCGTTGGGAATGCCTATGTTTATGAATAGATATGGTACGTACTGGAATCAAGCTATGGCAGCAGCAACATTAACTTTCATACCAACTTTTATATTTTTCTTTTTTACACAAAAGTATCTAATAGAAGGTATTAAACTTTCCGGAATAAAAGAGTAA
- a CDS encoding sugar ABC transporter permease produces the protein MKNARNFILGLLFISPWLIGFFIFTMYPIIASAYYSLTDFSITTYPNFVGFRNYMRMFEDGLFWKSLKNTTFLVLGLVPLGLLIALTTALLLNVKKLRGIPFFRAAIYLPSIVPAFAFSAVVTLFFHPYLGFINTVLSWIGIEGPLWLSSEKWVKPTIIIAAQWGVGGAMLVFSAALKDIPYELYEAAVIDGASKLTMFRKITLPLITPTIFYYLVTSTIGNIQIFDLPMLLTGGGPANASLTLGMYIYKQAFTYTNMGYASALAWFMFVLILIITIVYFYFSDKWVFYIGN, from the coding sequence ATGAAAAATGCAAGAAATTTTATTTTAGGTTTGTTGTTCATTTCACCGTGGTTAATAGGATTTTTTATATTCACTATGTATCCAATTATAGCTTCAGCGTACTATTCACTTACTGATTTTTCTATCACAACGTATCCAAACTTCGTGGGTTTTAGAAATTATATGAGAATGTTCGAAGACGGTTTGTTCTGGAAAAGTCTAAAAAATACGACTTTTCTCGTGTTAGGTTTAGTACCTTTAGGTCTGTTGATTGCTTTGACAACAGCATTATTATTAAATGTGAAAAAATTGAGAGGAATTCCTTTTTTTAGAGCAGCAATTTATTTACCGTCAATAGTACCGGCTTTTGCGTTTTCAGCAGTAGTAACTTTATTCTTTCACCCTTACTTGGGATTTATTAACACTGTTTTATCGTGGATAGGTATAGAAGGACCGCTTTGGTTAAGCAGTGAAAAATGGGTCAAACCAACGATTATAATTGCAGCTCAATGGGGAGTAGGCGGAGCAATGCTTGTATTTTCCGCAGCACTTAAAGACATACCTTATGAACTGTACGAAGCAGCTGTAATAGATGGAGCAAGTAAGCTAACAATGTTTAGAAAAATAACTTTGCCGCTTATAACTCCAACAATATTCTATTATTTGGTTACATCCACAATAGGAAATATACAAATATTCGATTTACCAATGTTATTGACTGGAGGTGGACCAGCCAATGCAAGTTTAACTTTGGGTATGTATATATATAAACAAGCATTTACATATACAAACATGGGTTATGCTTCTGCTCTTGCGTGGTTTATGTTTGTACTCATACTAATTATAACAATTGTATATTTTTACTTTTCGGATAAATGGGTATTTTACATTGGTAATTGA
- a CDS encoding discoidin domain-containing protein yields the protein MKKFSIFMILFTILAFSQDNFKIPESSYWYPNDLLEWSPETDPEAIYNVSSIPLNNRIKGGKISKNASEKVKIVALSVMNPSTSGMPSQGRNDSMRIYTFTYWQYIDFLVAWAGSAGEGIIVPPSADVIDAAHKNGVPVLGTIFFPPNVYGGRRNWVDQLLQETNGQFPIADKLISVARYYGFDGWFINQETEGCDQEHVKQLTRFIGYFKSKAPDLTLFWYDAMNNYGEIMWQGELNETNVVFLTDLEEQRRLSDYLFIDFRWISSKRPNSVENSLKNAQKYKISQYDLFAGVLLQGEGYNTPYFNLSKIQDQQGTLKLSLGLFGPCWSYYSSKKIDEFWKKEDILWVGNHDLLDYKYKSEASRWPGFAQFVVEKSPITSLPFVTHFNVGHGKYFFVNGKKLGNSEWYNRSLQDILPTYRWLVKGKKLDVEIDYENAYYGGTSLKFCGSMLKGEFSEYILYLTDIEILPNTVFSFASKNNEGKVLGTINLYFSDGEILKLPFSSLNDWKEYSYYLTSFIGRKIKNIGITLRSNLNQNVSFNLGKIAIYQISSKTQQQTSKIVVDEIKFEEGIFAQIKIHWNRVEGAKHYEVYRILPNNLEEFVWASTNNYTYICKLKRIGKEKDTKLKIVAIFQDMSRSKPLYTKIYWPPYPKPRAEFTVSNTIISPGESVVFESLSSETTEELEWLFVGGEPLNSNLGKVIVKYEKEGLYPVKLVARNTSGEDIRYYESMIAVTQNAKNLKNLALGKMTYASSFVPHEKPSLAVDGAVEGNSKWCAVGDLPHWLVVDLEKECLINKVVIRHAQEGKESEDWNTKAYRIQISSDGENWNDIIVVKSNSKGLTEHSFPPVKTRYVRLLIEIPTQTGDKAARIYEFEIFGLSDF from the coding sequence ATGAAAAAATTTTCTATTTTCATGATTTTATTTACGATTCTTGCATTTAGTCAAGACAACTTCAAAATACCAGAGAGTTCTTACTGGTACCCAAATGATTTGTTAGAATGGAGTCCAGAAACTGATCCTGAGGCCATCTATAATGTTTCATCCATTCCATTAAATAATAGAATTAAAGGGGGCAAAATATCAAAAAATGCCTCAGAAAAAGTAAAAATAGTAGCTTTGTCTGTTATGAATCCCTCAACAAGTGGTATGCCATCACAGGGAAGAAATGATTCGATGAGAATTTACACTTTTACTTACTGGCAATATATAGACTTCTTAGTTGCGTGGGCAGGTTCAGCTGGCGAAGGAATAATCGTTCCTCCAAGCGCGGACGTGATAGACGCTGCACATAAAAACGGGGTTCCTGTTTTAGGAACAATTTTCTTCCCACCAAATGTATATGGAGGTAGAAGAAATTGGGTTGATCAACTACTTCAAGAAACTAATGGTCAATTTCCAATAGCCGATAAATTAATAAGTGTTGCAAGATATTATGGATTTGATGGTTGGTTCATAAATCAAGAAACAGAAGGTTGTGACCAAGAACATGTAAAACAATTAACAAGATTTATAGGATACTTTAAATCAAAAGCTCCTGATTTAACTTTGTTTTGGTATGATGCCATGAATAACTATGGCGAAATTATGTGGCAAGGCGAATTGAACGAAACAAATGTTGTTTTTCTTACGGATTTAGAAGAACAAAGAAGACTTTCAGATTACTTGTTTATAGATTTTCGGTGGATCTCTTCAAAACGTCCAAATTCTGTTGAAAATTCATTAAAAAATGCGCAAAAATATAAAATTTCACAATATGATTTGTTTGCTGGGGTATTGCTGCAAGGTGAAGGGTATAACACCCCATATTTTAATTTATCAAAAATCCAAGATCAGCAAGGTACTCTTAAATTATCACTTGGGTTGTTTGGTCCATGCTGGAGTTATTATTCATCAAAGAAGATTGACGAATTTTGGAAAAAAGAGGATATATTGTGGGTTGGAAATCATGATCTGCTCGATTACAAATATAAAAGCGAAGCATCAAGATGGCCAGGCTTTGCACAGTTTGTTGTTGAAAAATCACCTATTACAAGCTTACCATTTGTTACTCACTTTAATGTTGGACACGGAAAGTACTTTTTTGTGAATGGTAAAAAGCTTGGAAATAGTGAGTGGTATAACAGAAGCCTGCAAGATATTTTGCCAACTTACAGGTGGCTTGTGAAGGGAAAGAAGCTTGATGTCGAAATCGATTATGAAAATGCATATTACGGAGGAACTTCTCTTAAGTTTTGCGGAAGTATGTTAAAAGGAGAGTTCTCAGAGTATATTCTTTATTTAACTGACATAGAGATTTTACCAAATACTGTCTTTTCATTTGCATCTAAAAATAATGAAGGAAAAGTTCTTGGAACAATTAACCTATATTTTTCCGATGGTGAAATTTTAAAGTTACCTTTTTCGTCTTTAAATGACTGGAAAGAATACTCATATTACTTGACAAGTTTCATTGGCCGCAAGATTAAAAATATTGGAATTACTCTAAGAAGTAATTTGAATCAAAATGTTTCGTTTAATTTAGGAAAGATAGCTATATATCAAATTTCCTCCAAGACCCAGCAGCAGACATCGAAAATAGTAGTAGACGAGATTAAATTTGAAGAAGGAATTTTTGCTCAAATTAAGATTCATTGGAATAGGGTTGAGGGAGCAAAACATTATGAGGTCTATAGAATCTTACCAAATAACTTGGAAGAATTTGTTTGGGCAAGTACTAATAATTATACATATATTTGCAAATTGAAAAGGATAGGGAAAGAAAAGGATACTAAACTAAAAATAGTTGCGATTTTTCAAGATATGTCAAGAAGTAAACCATTATATACAAAAATTTATTGGCCACCTTATCCAAAGCCAAGAGCAGAGTTTACTGTAAGTAACACAATAATAAGCCCTGGTGAATCCGTTGTTTTTGAGTCTTTATCATCAGAAACAACTGAAGAGCTAGAATGGTTGTTTGTTGGAGGAGAACCATTAAATAGTAATCTGGGTAAGGTTATAGTTAAGTACGAAAAAGAAGGTTTGTATCCTGTAAAATTGGTTGCAAGGAATACTTCTGGTGAAGACATCAGGTACTACGAAAGCATGATAGCAGTTACACAAAACGCAAAAAACTTAAAAAACTTGGCATTGGGCAAAATGACATACGCGAGTAGCTTTGTTCCTCATGAAAAGCCATCATTAGCTGTGGATGGTGCTGTTGAAGGTAACAGTAAATGGTGTGCAGTTGGTGATTTACCTCATTGGCTTGTTGTAGATTTAGAAAAAGAGTGCCTTATAAACAAGGTTGTTATAAGGCATGCTCAAGAAGGCAAAGAATCTGAGGATTGGAATACTAAAGCATATAGAATTCAGATAAGTAGCGATGGTGAAAATTGGAATGATATTATCGTGGTGAAATCGAATTCAAAAGGATTAACTGAACATTCTTTTCCTCCTGTGAAAACACGATATGTAAGACTCTTGATAGAAATTCCAACTCAAACAGGTGATAAAGCTGCAAGAATTTATGAATTCGAAATATTTGGTTTGTCTGATTTTTAA
- a CDS encoding ABC transporter substrate-binding protein → MKKKVGFFLFVFVIFTRIFATVEITFWHGLARDPDKSSIEKIVEAFQKENPDIKVKVVIIPAAETDSTKLLTAVSAGTGPDLVYIDRFTVIQRAAHNVLEPIDEYLKKLGINIDNLMNDFFDFAVKECLFKGRYYALPFDTDVRVLFYNISLLNSIGLKEPPKTIYELIKISEKLTKEGKKGKYDIVGFIPWYAQGWPYTWIFAFEGNVFDEKTGKFVFATDPGVIEAYKWMKSWADRFGYEALNAFGSMQIGDLNPFTAGKLAMIVDGNWTLSGLKLFAPKDFKYAITGIPTKSGKSVTWAGGWSLAIPKGAKRPLEAAKLALYIATKGQIQYAIDTLHLPTYKKAVDELLKKDPSQKPFVELLENAKSRPPLPVGALLWDKLVEARDLILTGKKTVEKALFDVQQEVQKEYDKIMSSTK, encoded by the coding sequence ATGAAAAAAAAGGTTGGCTTCTTTTTGTTTGTATTTGTTATCTTTACACGTATTTTCGCAACTGTAGAAATAACATTTTGGCACGGTCTTGCAAGAGATCCAGATAAAAGCAGTATAGAAAAGATTGTTGAAGCTTTTCAAAAGGAAAATCCAGATATTAAAGTGAAAGTAGTAATAATACCAGCAGCAGAAACAGACTCCACAAAACTCCTAACAGCTGTTTCGGCTGGCACGGGACCCGATCTAGTGTATATCGACAGATTTACTGTCATTCAAAGAGCCGCACACAACGTTCTCGAACCAATTGATGAGTATCTAAAAAAGTTAGGTATTAATATTGATAACCTAATGAACGATTTTTTTGATTTTGCGGTTAAGGAATGCCTGTTTAAAGGAAGATATTACGCACTTCCTTTTGACACAGACGTCAGAGTCCTTTTCTATAACATTTCTCTTTTAAATTCTATTGGGCTGAAAGAACCTCCAAAAACGATTTATGAACTTATTAAAATTTCTGAAAAATTGACAAAGGAGGGAAAGAAGGGTAAATATGATATCGTTGGCTTTATACCTTGGTACGCTCAAGGTTGGCCTTATACCTGGATTTTTGCTTTTGAAGGGAATGTTTTTGATGAAAAAACAGGAAAATTCGTTTTTGCTACAGATCCCGGGGTAATTGAAGCCTATAAATGGATGAAAAGCTGGGCTGATAGATTTGGTTACGAAGCTTTAAATGCGTTTGGATCCATGCAAATAGGCGATTTAAATCCATTTACAGCAGGCAAATTAGCCATGATTGTAGATGGTAATTGGACACTTTCTGGTTTAAAGCTTTTTGCGCCAAAAGATTTTAAATACGCTATAACTGGTATTCCAACAAAATCAGGTAAGTCTGTAACATGGGCCGGAGGTTGGAGTTTAGCTATTCCAAAAGGTGCAAAAAGACCTTTAGAAGCTGCAAAACTAGCATTATATATTGCTACAAAAGGGCAGATTCAATATGCAATTGATACATTGCATTTGCCTACTTATAAAAAAGCTGTGGATGAATTACTAAAAAAGGATCCATCTCAGAAACCATTTGTTGAATTATTAGAAAATGCGAAATCAAGACCGCCATTACCAGTTGGTGCTTTACTATGGGACAAGCTAGTTGAAGCAAGAGATCTTATCCTTACTGGTAAAAAAACTGTGGAAAAGGCACTTTTTGATGTCCAACAAGAAGTGCAAAAAGAATACGACAAGATAATGTCTTCAACAAAATAG
- a CDS encoding OsmC family protein produces MPTARMDYYSGMLFYSKTLSGHDLIIDAEPSFGGKDAGLRPKELLLYSLMGCTGMDVVSLLKKMKVIDNLESFRMEVDYEQSQEHPKVYTKLHLKYIFKFKGEPPKEQVEKAVGLSQDKYCGVSAMLKKAVPEFTWEIFYE; encoded by the coding sequence ATGCCAACAGCACGCATGGATTATTATTCAGGTATGTTATTTTACAGTAAAACACTCTCTGGACATGACTTAATAATCGATGCCGAGCCATCGTTTGGAGGAAAGGATGCTGGATTACGCCCAAAGGAGTTACTACTTTATTCACTTATGGGATGCACTGGGATGGATGTGGTTTCTTTACTAAAGAAAATGAAGGTAATCGATAACTTGGAAAGCTTTAGAATGGAGGTTGATTACGAACAATCACAAGAACATCCGAAAGTTTATACAAAGCTCCATCTAAAATACATATTCAAATTTAAAGGAGAACCACCAAAAGAGCAGGTTGAAAAAGCAGTTGGGCTTTCCCAAGATAAATATTGTGGAGTCTCTGCTATGCTGAAAAAAGCAGTTCCAGAATTTACTTGGGAGATATTTTACGAATAA
- a CDS encoding cytochrome c biogenesis CcdA family protein encodes MVSLGPTDVSIWIALASGILSFFSPCVLPLIPGFLGIILGGNRKLQKLVGFFAGFTVMFTILGAFSGLLGGFLAKFGSIIEKMIGIAIIVFGILYGMEIQLFKGKAINVWKFRSSGFVGGLILGIAIGFVWIPCSSPVLASVLLIAAQKNMIKGMILLFVYSLGISIPLLTIGTIVSKTLSKGFGRPSWEKWMKIAGSGFIILLGILVILGKMKV; translated from the coding sequence ATGGTTTCATTAGGTCCAACAGATGTATCAATTTGGATTGCACTGGCATCTGGAATCCTTTCCTTTTTCAGTCCCTGTGTTTTGCCTTTGATTCCAGGTTTTCTTGGAATAATTCTTGGCGGTAATAGAAAATTGCAAAAACTCGTTGGTTTTTTCGCAGGTTTCACAGTAATGTTTACAATACTTGGTGCTTTTTCTGGTTTGCTTGGTGGTTTTCTGGCTAAATTTGGTAGCATAATAGAAAAGATGATTGGAATTGCAATTATTGTATTTGGAATTCTTTATGGAATGGAAATACAATTATTCAAAGGTAAGGCTATTAACGTATGGAAGTTCAGAAGTTCAGGTTTTGTTGGAGGATTAATCTTAGGAATAGCTATAGGCTTTGTTTGGATACCATGTAGCAGTCCTGTACTTGCATCGGTTTTGCTTATAGCAGCACAAAAAAATATGATCAAGGGAATGATTCTCTTATTTGTATACTCCTTAGGAATATCAATACCACTTCTAACAATCGGTACGATTGTTTCAAAAACACTAAGTAAAGGTTTTGGCAGACCAAGCTGGGAAAAATGGATGAAAATTGCTGGTAGCGGATTTATAATACTTTTGGGAATACTTGTGATTCTTGGAAAAATGAAAGTTTAA
- a CDS encoding thioredoxin fold domain-containing protein — MFKKLIYVFIFMVVHVIFGFEFLYTDLGTAHNVSKIEDKLLIIVFSSPNCYYCKLFEKEVLTNKSVQEFLRGNYVIVKIEPSNYKTTFLGKPYTNNELFGAFGIRGTPTFVFLKGSGVVTQVPGYMPPEDFLKALKYLIRVTEDNYKESFEVYSKKNDDLKGKPKIVNVTKEDANYILKNDKNAEKVDSLPKTIDIYKVYITFNLEIAQTLNQTGVIRTLLVK, encoded by the coding sequence ATGTTTAAAAAACTTATTTATGTTTTTATATTCATGGTTGTGCATGTTATCTTCGGTTTCGAGTTTTTGTACACTGACTTGGGAACTGCTCACAACGTTTCCAAAATAGAAGACAAGCTATTAATAATTGTATTCTCCTCTCCGAATTGTTATTACTGCAAGCTTTTTGAAAAAGAGGTATTAACAAACAAATCGGTACAAGAATTCCTTAGAGGAAACTACGTCATAGTGAAAATCGAGCCATCGAATTACAAAACAACGTTTCTTGGTAAACCATACACAAATAACGAACTATTTGGAGCTTTCGGAATAAGAGGAACACCAACATTTGTCTTTTTAAAAGGTTCAGGAGTAGTGACCCAAGTGCCTGGGTATATGCCTCCGGAGGATTTCCTGAAAGCATTAAAATATTTGATAAGAGTTACTGAAGATAATTATAAAGAATCTTTTGAAGTCTATTCAAAGAAAAATGATGATTTAAAAGGTAAACCGAAAATAGTAAATGTTACAAAAGAGGATGCGAACTATATTTTAAAAAACGACAAGAACGCTGAAAAAGTGGATTCTTTACCAAAAACTATCGACATATACAAAGTATACATTACATTTAACCTAGAAATTGCTCAAACACTTAACCAAACAGGAGTGATACGTACTTTGTTGGTTAAATAA